From Eremothecium sinecaudum strain ATCC 58844 chromosome V, complete sequence, a single genomic window includes:
- the MTW1 gene encoding MIND complex subunit MTW1 (Syntenic homolog of Ashbya gossypii ADR367C; Syntenic homolog of Saccharomyces cerevisiae YAL034W-A (MTW1)), whose translation MSAPTMSSTAVLTELLEFPPVSLVDDLINTVNEVMYRCTEAMERYLQQRSRIGGRDYTDEIKLGTAKLETLLENVVDKNLDRLELYVLRNVVSIPAQLLEDGTFVLKHYEGLELNECNDELVGKKYAAVEEAFALHSLLRARLRETSKAFANVKKFKELVLQLLEGGGSDDEMQVLAKSLEPVGDTLKLLATQLRTLYLENEEFCNSKNISALLDKYSECCESGASRPGYIAHRTKEVVDTLFGNEEESDTEQAVSVEDNKSATSPSSCSEELLSHPDWSSIQKHT comes from the coding sequence ATGTCAGCGCCTACTATGTCGTCTACTGCGGTGTTGACCGAGCTGCTGGAGTTTCCTCCGGTATCTCTGGTTGACGATCTGATAAATACTGTGAATGAAGTGATGTATCGGTGTACTGAGGCTATGGAGAGATATCTACAGCAACGCAGCCGCATTGGCGGCCGAGATTATACTGATGAGATCAAACTAGGTACTGCTAAGCTGGAAACCCTACTAGAGAATGTGGTTGATAAGAATCTAGATCGGTTGGAGTTATACGTGCTGCGAAACGTGGTTAGTATACCAGCGCAGCTGCTGGAAGATGGGACTTTTGTGCTGAAACACTACGAAGGGCTGGAGCTCAATGAATGCAACGACGAGCTAGTTGGAAAGAAATACGCAGCTGTTGAAGAGGCATTTGCATTGCACTCGCTGTTGCGAGCCCGACTTCGTGAGACCAGCAAGGCGTTCGCCAATGTTAAGAAATTTAAGGAGCTTGTTTTGCAGCTGCTGGAGGGAGGCGGCTCTGACGACGAGATGCAAGTTCTTGCAAAGAGTCTGGAACCGGTTGGAGACACTTTGAAGTTGCTGGCAACGCAATTGCGTACGCTGTACTTGGAAAACGAGGAGTTCTGTAACTCGAAGAACATTTCGGCGTTACTCGACAAGTATAGCGAATGCTGTGAAAGTGGAGCTAGCAGGCCAGGCTACATTGCACATCGTACGAAGGAAGTCGTTGACACCCTGTTTGGTAATGAGGAGGAAAGTGATACAGAACAAGCGGTCTCAGTTGAGGATAACAAATCCGCAACTTCTCCAAGCTCTTGTAGCGAGGAATTGTTGAGCCACCCTGACTGGTCGTCTATACAGAAACACACATGA
- a CDS encoding uncharacterized protein (Syntenic homolog of Ashbya gossypii ADR366W; Syntenic homolog of Saccharomyces cerevisiae YOR338W and YAL034C (FUN19)): MEFNSPQPEHAQLYGHILPKGGSTLYNGLQKAGGVKGSNSGSICVRGSSSTVSERPHGAGDTVRSSATDSKNGHEKDTSKDSLIPSPPLSPKLAQHPTSHAAGGEVKGDGGMRLGDMGEIVVTPSWDSEMTSKRYRYATHGFLSQYRLLGYGNASSNRPKRSTMGASAVAARRIATRYNNKSYASGSDFEKVYRTRRVTKNTGTPLAETPDLSTSATLSKSSPRASRKPKRIRPYQGQQSSSQLASTRDLHAAPIYVPNMSWEMLPDYSPPLSTLPANNSNKCLKVEWKGSSMDLSADPLRHKLHPAELVLAQTLRLPCDLYLDSKRRLFCEKVHRLKQGMPFRRTDAQKACRIDVNKASRLFAAYEKIGWLNDDNFAKYL, translated from the coding sequence ATGGAATTTAATTCACCTCAGCCAGAACATGCACAATTGTATGGTCATATCCTGCCCAAGGGTGGTTCTACGCTTTATAATGGATTGCAAAAGGCGGGCGGAGTGAAGGGTTCTAACAGTGGAAGTATCTGTGTCAGGGGTAGTAGTAGTACCGTGTCAGAGCGTCCTCATGGTGCGGGTGACACAGTACGGAGCTCAGCCACAGACTCAAAAAATGGACACGAGAAAGATACAAGTAAGGATAGCCTTATACCATCTCCTCCTTTATCGCCCAAACTTGCGCAGCATCCTACCTCACATGCTGCTGGAGGTGAAGTGAAGGGAGATGGGGGAATGCGATTGGGTGATATGGGAGAAATAGTGGTCACGCCTAGTTGGGACTCAGAGATGACATCGAAGAGATATAGGTATGCTACACATGGGTTTCTTTCTCAGTATCGTCTACTAGGGTACGGTAATGCAAGCTCCAATAGGCCTAAGAGGTCTACCATGGGAGCGTCTGCGGTAGCGGCCAGGCGCATAGCCACACGTTATAATAATAAGTCATATGCTTCCGGATCGGACTTTGAGAAGGTGTATAGGACAAGAAGAGTCACTAAGAACACTGGAACACCCCTAGCGGAGACTCCAGACCTGTCTACTTCAGCGACACTGTCCAAGTCGTCACCTCGCGCCAGCCGCAAACCGAAAAGGATACGCCCATATCAGGGGCAGCAGTCCTCATCTCAACTGGCATCTACTAGGGACCTTCATGCTGCACCTATCTACGTACCCAATATGAGTTGGGAAATGCTCCCTGACTACTCTCCGCCCCTATCGACCTTGCCCGCTAATAATAGTAACAAGTGTCTCAAGGTGGAATGGAAAGGTTCCTCTATGGACCTTTCTGCTGATCCATTGAGACACAAACTACATCCTGCGGAATTGGTTTTGGCGCAGACACTTAGATTGCCCTGCGATTTGTACCTTGACTCCAAACGCAGGTTGTTTTGTGAGAAAGTGCATCGTTTGAAGCAAGGAATGCCGTTCAGACGTACTGATGCCCAAAAGGCTTGCCGCATCGACGTGAACAAGGCTTCACGTTTATTTGCAGCTTATGAAAAGATTGGTTGGTTAAATGATGACAATTTTGCCAAATACTTGTAA
- a CDS encoding pyruvate kinase (Syntenic homolog of Ashbya gossypii ADR368W; Syntenic homolog of Saccharomyces cerevisiae YAL038W (CDC19) and YOR347C (PYK2)), with the protein MESRLGWLASLNTDTGSSLRRTAIIGTIGPKTNNPETLVELRKAGLNIVRMNFSHGSYEYHQSVIDNARKSEELYPGRPLGIALDTKGPEIRTGTTVDEVDYPIPPNHEMIFTTDDKYAKACDDKIMYLDYKNITKVIEKGKIIYVDDGVLSFEVLEILDEKTLKVKSMNAGKICSHKGVNLPGTDVDLPALSEKDKADLRFGVKNGVHMVFASFIRTAEDVHTIREVLGEDGKDIKIICKIENQQGVNNFDEILAVTDGVMVARGDLGIEIPAPQVFAVQKKLIAKCNLAGIPVICATQMLESMTYNPRPTRAEVSDVGNAVLDGADCVMLSGETAKGNYPINAVKTMAETALIAEQAIPYIPTYDDIRNLTPKPTSTSETIAAASVAATFEQRAKAIVVLSTSGHTPRLVAKYKPNVPIIMVTRNPRAARFCHLHRGVFPFVYEKASNGEWTEDVEARLNFGIEQAKQMGIISKDDTIVTIQGFASGVGHSNTLRVLTV; encoded by the coding sequence ATGGAATCTAGATTAGGCTGGTTAGCTAGTTTGAACACTGACACCGGTTCTTCCTTGAGAAGAACCGCTATTATTGGTACCATTGGTCCAAAAACCAACAACCCAGAAACTTTGGTTGAGTTGAGAAAAGCTGGTTTAAACATAGTGAGAATGAACTTCTCTCATGGCTCTTACGAATACCACCAATCCGTCATCGATAACGCTAGAAAGTCTGAAGAACTGTATCCAGGCAGACCATTAGGTATTGCTTTGGACACTAAGGGTCCAGAAATTAGAACTGGTACTACTGTAGATGAGGTAGACTACCCAATCCCACCAAACCACGAGATGATATTTACTACTGACGACAAGTACGCTAAGGCATGTGACGATAAAATTATGTACTTGGACTACAAGAATATCACAAAGGTGATTGAGAAGGGTAAAATTATCTACGTTGATGACGGTGTGTTGTCCTTTGAAGTTTTGGAAATTCTTGACGAAAAAACTTTGAAGGTCAAGTCTATGAACGCTGGTAAGATCTGTTCTCACAAGGGTGTTAACTTGCCAGGTACTGATGTCGACTTGCCAGCTTTGTCTGAGAAGGACAAGGCTGACTTGCGTTTTGGTGTAAAGAACGGTGTACACATGGTGTTTGCTTCATTTATTAGAACCGCTGAGGACGTTCATACCATCAGAGAGGTTTTGGGTGAAGACGGTAAGGACATTAAGATTATATGTAAGATTGAGAACCAACAAGGTGTTAACAACTTCGATGAAATTTTGGCAGTTACTGACGGTGTTATGGTTGCTAGAGGTGACTTGGGTATTGAAATTCCAGCTCCACAAGTGTTTGCAGTTCAAAAGAAGTTGATTGCTAAGTGTAACTTGGCCGGTATTCCAGTTATTTGTGCTACTCAAATGTTGGAATCCATGACTTACAACCCAAGACCAACCAGAGCTGAGGTCTCTGATGTTGGTAATGCTGTTTTGGATGGTGCTGACTGTGTCATGTTGTCCGGTGAAACTGCTAAGGGTAACTACCCAATCAATGCTGTCAAGACTATGGCTGAAACTGCTTTGATTGCTGAACAAGCTATCCCATACATCCCAACCTACGATGACATTAGAAACTTGACTCCAAAGCCAACCTCTACCTCTGAAACTAttgctgctgcttctgTTGCTGCTACGTTCGAACAAAGAGCTAAGGCTATTGTTGTTTTGTCCACTTCCGGTCACACTCCAAGATTGGTTGCTAAGTACAAGCCAAATGTTCCAATCATCATGGTCACCAGAAACCCAAGAGCTGCCAGGTTCTGTCACTTGCATAGAGGTGTCTTCCCATTCGTGTACGAAAAGGCTTCTAACGGTGAATGGACTGAAGATGTTGAAGCTAGATTGAACTTCGGTATTGAACAAGCTAAGCAAATGGGTATTATTTCTAAGGATGACACCATTGTCACCATCCAAGGTTTCGCTTCTGGTGTTGGCCACTCCAACACTTTGAGAGTTTTGACCGTTTAA
- the KRE5 gene encoding Kre5p (Syntenic homolog of Ashbya gossypii ADR364W; Syntenic homolog of Saccharomyces cerevisiae YOR336W (KRE5)), with product MVCINRYITNLQLDQLIAMLLLLTSLLAILIQRVFAGSYDSTRLWQSVGLVGISEINEWYGVITGANDENTIEDLFESLPNDHAKLLQLTYDLHPGYTEFAGEDDTGSLNWFELNNKKYVKPDDSFYLKSDELKAQSQISDNLVLQDGELVVGTNPTAPLVVFYGSAETGDFEDFNRNLYTEAIGGKIRLLWRPTGPAKPLSDLEVPNEYAYEYSINAESWGKEVQGDFDLPAEYSSEEYIVGDIKEGTESELAVVVASLISDYYEKTNDFHKTFEYARKIINNYPILMDKLTASPESLNKTSSYVEKISNLGITYDAIGVYLNYQHWKLSDLNPWNFIAAVTYELKMFKSLFSTLKGAFPDLEKEDVKSILQKYSEVGVMNLQHLQPARYDFHRIPGFSESVIYFCDIENDEIYANLSSDTNAFFQKSKFGELPEYKENWNEFIFVIDFDNLATKDTSEIFAGFKRALEVLELGYPQRIGLLPLFRGEPSEVVKHIYALKDEGLDSLKEFLQKFDPTQKIPEIEGNQLPPVSEILHNFGIKQNSVIVNGQIHPFTKNTWHYKVANIVKNDVNFVTSALKRVKDTKAREILHFHSLTARHPEYVTDYFEDNLYTIINGSVLDQIESRVLYLNKPSDALLHTITVVDDFNTGSAIEKIINLLSIKFTGVRVRLVHRGEELENWENLNKMIVAMTSNSMLIESLRTTMNKPPVPKTFDSETYRVLRQWLPSLSKEFIEADSYALLNGRYINLSNCGPLSVDIWEAIIQRESRRTLDFVAILQDVIPDLSERGVLPALVEESVSCLSKMFYGGSGIFDNGIEYTGEAKLPRLDILKLLDKGSLNNAISSGNEDALVDVTVIIDPVEERSQKFLHLVNFVKDLSFVNVNLLTIPTLNLSIIPNHRIYSDVKLDINDDNYYTFSRDLPSNVVGEASKNDYKPTAVVVEGHVFKEDTIISKSNVEGEIGVCLEIVNSRGNVISKGISMGAFGYVQFQLPSLEKNLSIRSCDSKYDVVSFSSNARSDYLPMDTFHVQDLSPKSIVIKVKPAPNNKALVRGPVKDNAIHVYVTIHDSFEASIFTQQLMAIVTALSPTTEVHFWISSYAEPPLALRNLMRYTTSRTNNRVVFSMVSYHWPKWLRPQRFLERRLDVMRILFLDVMFPEVEIEKLILFTIRTKEIPDIEALHKINSSACFIMKKHRGEGYWKHGYWKKFLKGNNLRFYDASSTFVVNMEAYRNKMAGEALRIHYQRLSADVKSLEDIDQDLLNSLQQQIKIKSLLSKETVPLLSTKEMGSWYSELLKFITPASEEIDNNENVDPDKEEDYLHDEL from the coding sequence ATGGTATGTATTAACAGGTATATTACAAACTTGCAATTGGACCAATTAATCGCTatgttgctgttgctgaCTAGCCTGTTGGCTATTCTAATACAACGGGTATTTGCTGGTAGCTATGATAGCACCAGGTTGTGGCAATCTGTTGGGTTAGTTGGAATCTCCGAGATCAACGAATGGTACGGTGTAATCACTGGAGCAAATGATGAAAACACGATAGAGGATCTATTTGAAAGCCTTCCGAATGATCATGCTAAGCTGTTGCAATTGACTTACGATCTGCATCCTGGTTATACAGAATTTGCTGGCGAAGATGACACTGGATCGTTGAACTGGTTTGAGTTAAACAATAAGAAGTACGTTAAGCCTGATGATTCATTTTACTTGAAATCGGATGAATTGAAGGCTCAGAGTCAAATCAGTGATAACTTAGTGTTGCAGGATGGTGAATTAGTTGTTGGAACCAATCCCACAGCGCCATTGGTAGTGTTCTACGGAAGCGCCGAGACTGGAGATTTCGAAGATTTCAACAGAAATCTTTACACAGAGGCAATTGGCGGAAAGATAAGACTATTATGGCGCCCTACAGGACCTGCGAAGCCGTTAAGTGATTTAGAAGTTCCAAATGAGTACGCATATGAATATTCTATTAATGCTGAATCGTGGGGTAAGGAAGTGCAGGGTGATTTTGATTTGCCTGCAGAATACTCTTCCGAAGAATATATCGTCGGCGATATTAAAGAAGGTACTGAATCAGAATTAGCCGTCGTTGTGGCTAGCTTAATATCTGACTATTATGAGAAGACTAATGATTTCCACAAGACTTTTGAATATGCTCGgaaaataataaacaacTATCCAATTTTGATGGACAAACTTACAGCTTCTCCTGAATCTTTGAACAAAACTTCCTCATATGTTGAGAAGATTTCCAACCTTGGTATTACTTATGACGCTATTGGCGTATATTTGAACTATCAACACTGGAAGCTGTCTGATTTGAATCCCTGGAATTTTATTGCTGCTGTTACTTACGAGCTAAAGATGTTTAAGAGTCTATTTTCGACTCTAAAGGGTGCGTTTCCCGATTTAGAGAAAGAAGATGTGAAATCGATTTTACAGAAGTACTCTGAAGTTGGTGTGATGAACCTACAACATTTGCAACCTGCACGCTATGACTTTCACCGTATACCTGGTTTTAGTGAGAGTGTTATTTACTTTTGCGATATTGAAAATGATGAAATATATGCAAACTTGTCATCCGATACCAATGCCTTCTTTCAGAAGTCAAAATTTGGTGAGCTCCCTGAATACAAAGAGAACTGGAATGAGTTCATATTTGTTATTGACTTTGACAATTTAGCTACTAAAGATACAAGCGAGATTTTTGCCGGTTTTAAGCGTGCACTAGAAGTGCTTGAGTTGGGTTACCCACAACGGATTGGTTTGTTACCATTATTCCGTGGAGAACCAAGCGAAGTTGTAAAGCACATCTACGCTTTGAAGGATGAGGGTTTGGACAGCTTGAAGGAATTTCTACAGAAATTTGATCCTACTCAGAAAATTCCTGAAATCGAAGGTAACCAATTACCCCCAGTAAGTGAAATTCTACACAATTTTGGCATAAAACAAAATTCTGTTATAGTTAACGGTCAGATTCATCCTTTCACGAAAAATACATGGCATTATAAGGTTGCCAATATAGTGAAAAATGATGTCAATTTCGTCACTTCCGCATTAAAGCGCGTTAAGGACACCAAAGCTCGGGAAATTTTGCACTTTCACTCTTTGACGGCCCGTCACCCTGAATATGTCACTGATTACTTTGAAGATAACTTGTACACGATCATTAACGGTAGTGTTCTAGATCAAATCGAAAGCAGGGTCTTATATTTGAACAAGCCATCGGATGCGTTGCTTCACACTATAACTGTAGTTGATGACTTCAATACAGGTTCTGCAATAGAGAAGATTATCAATCTTTTATCGATTAAATTCACAGGTGTGAGAGTTCGGTTGGTTCACCGCGGTGAGGAATTGGAAAACTGGGAGAATCTAAATAAGATGATTGTTGCAATGACAAGCAATAGCATGCTAATAGAATCTCTTCGTACAACGATGAACAAACCACCTGTTCCAAAAACGTTTGATTCTGAAACTTACAGGGTATTACGTCAATGGCTACCTTCTCTTTCTAAGGAATTTATTGAGGCTGACTCTTATGCTCTTTTGAACGGTAGGTATATTAATTTATCTAATTGTGGGCCACTAAGTGTTGATATTTGGGAAGCTATAATTCAACGTGAATCTAGAAGGACATTAGATTTTGTTGCTATACTCCAAGATGTAATTCCGGATCTTTCAGAAAGGGGTGTTTTGCCAGCGTTAGTGGAAGAATCAGTTTCATGCCTGTCAAAGATGTTCTATGGCGGCTCCGGTATATTTGATAACGGCATAGAATACACTGGTGAGGCCAAGCTTCCACGTTTAGACATTTTGAAGCTGTTAGATAAAGGAAGTTTAAACAATGCTATTAGTTCTGGTAACGAAGATGCTTTGGTGGATGTTACTGTTATAATAGATCCTGTAGAGGAAAGATCTCAGAAGTTTTTGCACCTCGTTAATTTTGTTAAAGATTTGAGTTTTGTTAATGTCAACTTATTGACTATTCCCACGTTGAACTTGAGTATTATACCTAACCACAGGATCTATTCAGATGTCAAATTAGACATCAATGATGACAATTACTACACGTTTTCCAGAGATTTGCCTTCAAACGTAGTTGGCGAAGCTTCTAAGAATGATTACAAGCCTACCGCGGTAGTAGTAGAGGGACATGTATTTAAGGAGGATACAATTATTAGCAAGTCCAATGTTGAAGGCGAGATTGGTGTTTGTTTGGAAATAGTCAACTCCAGAGGAAACGTAATCTCAAAAGGTATTTCAATGGGCGCTTTTGGATACGTGCAATTTCAACTACCATCACTTGAAAAGAACCTCTCTATTCGCAGCTGTGATAGTAAATATGATGTGGTATCTTTCTCAAGTAACGCAAGATCTGATTATCTTCCAATGGATACGTTCCACGTACAAGATCTGAGTCCAAAAAGTATTGTTATCAAGGTAAAACCAGCTCCTAATAACAAGGCTCTAGTCCGAGGTCCAGTGAAGGACAATGCTATCCACGTGTATGTCACAATCCATGACTCGTTTGAGGCATCTATTTTTACTCAGCAATTGATGGCAATTGTTACCGCGTTAAGTCCTACTACCGAGGTTCACTTTTGGATCTCGTCATACGCTGAACCTCCATTGGCACTCAGAAATCTGATGAGATATACAACATCCAGAACGAATAACCGCGTTGTGTTCTCAATGGTCTCCTACCACTGGCCCAAATGGCTGCGTCCACAAAGATTCTTGGAAAGACGCCTCGATGTCATGAGGATTCTCTTTTTGGACGTGATGTTCCCCGAAGTCGAAATCGAAAAGTTGATTCTTTTCACTATCAGAACCAAGGAAATTCCGGATATCGAAGCTCTTCACAAGATAAACTCATCAGCATGCTTTATCATGAAAAAACATCGCGGAGAAGGTTACTGGAAACATGGATACTGGAAAAAATTCCTCAAAGGCAATAATCTCAGGTTCTATGACGCAAGTAGCACTTTCGTAGTCAATATGGAAGCCTACAGGAACAAAATGGCCGGTGAGGCCCTGCGTATTCACTATCAAAGGCTATCTGCTGACGTTAAGTCGCTAGAGGACATTGATCAAGATCTTCTAAACAGTCTACAGCaacaaataaaaataaaatcaCTCCTTTCGAAGGAGACAGTCCCACTGCTCTCTACAAAAGAAATGGGTTCATGGTATTCGGAACTTTTGAAGTTCATAACCCCCGCTTCAGAAGAGATTGACAATAATGAAAATGTAGATCCGGacaaagaagaagattaCCTACATGATGAACTTTGA
- the TEA1 gene encoding Tea1p (Syntenic homolog of Ashbya gossypii ADR365W; Syntenic homolog of Saccharomyces cerevisiae YOR337W (TEA1)): MIKTNDDYIENSENYTYMSHFIDDSSININECTQGTQLTNDLLKHSIHMESMRGSELDNKYNTGAGKGKKRLACKNCRRRRKKCDLLYPCSSCLRLKLECNVNEEDLRKKRYSNSYVKTLESHIAYLEHKVKQMSDKMTSEASYNMNDEYRRPDDRELIDVGLTSRKNGDEFGAVGSAQTGVDTKKSLFGSVPFIDGNKDDPSSPDVAMSLPSGGTPDDHEDPKLKQFANSGIYPGGPVCYKPRLKDGNENEEKAQRINEMKAAILKRSREENTGPPLNSNPTILKCLYNFYTWLYPGQFIFVHRASFLYGFFNNSEGNYENSQYCPEELIYAMVAIGSRLMPDQQKESEAYYKLAKDKMLGIVFDEEQVATKIITVQALLFLAFYELGKGNNQQAWYLSDLAIRVGDDLGFELDPKV; encoded by the coding sequence ATGATAAAAACTAATGATGATTATATTGAAAATTCCGAAAATTATACTTATATGTCTCACTTTATTGACGATTCCTCAATTAACATAAATGAGTGTACCCAAGGTACGCAATTAACTAACGATTTGTTGAAACATTCCATTCATATGGAATCTATGCGCGGTTCAGAGCTTGATAATAAATATAACACGGGTGCTGGTAAGGGGAAGAAGCGTTTAGCGTGTAAAAATTGTAGGCGTAGAAGGAAGAAGTGCGACCTGCTGTATCCCTGCTCAAGTTGTTTAAGATTGAAATTGGAATGTAACGTGAATGAAGAGGATCTAAGAAAAAAGCGCTACTCAAATAGCTACGTGAAAACGCTTGAGAGTCATATTGCGTATTTGGAGCATAAGGTGAAACAAATGAGCGATAAAATGACTTCAGAGGCGAGTTATAATATGAATGATGAATATAGGCGGCCTGATGACAGAGAGCTGATAGATGTTGGACTAACTAGTCGCAAAAACGGGGACGAATTCGGGGCTGTTGGGAGCGCTCAGACTGGTGTCGACACTAAGAAGTCGTTATTTGGTTCTGTACCTTTTATAGATGGCAATAAAGATGATCCATCGTCACCGGACGTGGCTATGTCATTGCCCTCTGGTGGAACTCCTGATGACCATGAGGATCCCAAATTAAAGCAGTTCGCCAATAGCGGCATTTATCCTGGAGGACCTGTTTGTTACAAGCCTAGATTAAAGGACGGTAATGAAAACGAAGAAAAAGCACAACGAATCAATGAAATGAAAGCAGCTATCCTGAAACGCTCACGGGAAGAAAATACCGGTCCGCCGCTTAACTCCAACCCTACGATTTTGAAATGCTTGTATAATTTCTACACCTGGCTGTATCCTGGTCAATTCATTTTTGTCCATCGCGCATCCTTCTTGTATGGCTTCTTCAACAACAGCGAGGGCAACTACGAGAACTCCCAGTATTGTCCAGAAGAACTCATATACGCTATGGTTGCCATTGGCTCTCGCCTAATGCCTGACCAACAAAAGGAAAGCGAAGCATACTACAAACTAGCGAAAGACAAGATGCTGGGAATTGTTTTCGACGAAGAGCAAGTAGCGACAAAAATCATTACAGTGCAGGCATTGTTATTTTTAGCCTTCTACGAGCTTGGAAAGGGCAACAACCAGCAAGCATGGTACCTCAGTGACCTTGCAATACGAGTTGGTGATGATCTTGGTTTCGAACTTGACCCAAAGGTCTGA